ttttttaacacttaCAATTTGTTAACAATtagtttgaaataattattttttaaaaatattgcaataaacttaaattgtttattacaatttttaatattcagcATTTAATAACAAGcctagtttttttgttttcccatcatttttgatataaaaatgttgatttatttttaacttaagtttaaagttgtattcaCCCTAAAGTAGTATTGacctttcaaataaaataaaataaagtgatatgaatttttaaatgaagaaaggtttataaatttctaaaatattttgaataacaacAATTGTTTGacttaattacataaaaaggttttttaaccagtttataaaaaaaaatttaattttttattatattttgtttttataattcattttaaaaatatatttgttccTTATTATGTTagtggaaaatattttttaacatttaactttttaaaaaaaaaacctgtgcaatattaaattattgaagGAAGACAGTTGTTTCATCGCTTCTTTATGACATTTGAATCCTTTTTTGTAAGTCACACATATACAAGATGTTTTTATATTGGTTAtgttattgcaataaaataaaaaaatacttacgtttaaaatgataaaatgttgcaaaagaacttttattattattatttttttataaaatcctcTATTTTGTATATAACCTTTTATTAAATCCTCTATTTTGTATATAACCTTTTATTAAATCCTCTATTTTGTATATAACCTTTTATTAAATCCTCTATTTTGTATATAACCTTTTATTAAATCCTCTATTTTGTATATAACCTTTTATTAAATCCTCTATTTTGTATATAACCTTTTATTAAATcctctattttatatataacctTTTATTAAATCCTCTATTTTGTATATAACCTTTTATTGTGCTAGAAAAGgcaaaaagtgatttttttttctttttctaaagtaaTCATGACTAATAATAAATACTCAGCAGAATTACCTGATGCAGCATCAAGTGATGGAGACCAAGATGATCAATTTGAAAAAAGGATTGAAGATACTGGATGTTCAAAAGAACATTATGATTTGcaggtttttatatttatttattttaaaaaaattaactttcatAATTAAATAGAGTATGTATGGTGATactgtctttaaaaaaaaaataggattgCTTTTATGAAACACATGACTGGAGAAAATGTTCgacatttttgctaaactttaagAAGTGTATGGATAAACAAAAGTgaggttttattattattattattattattatttatattattatttataaatgttatattataaaatatatataatttattataataaattacatatttgcaattaatttagttaattatatttactaaaacaaaattttttattaaaacatttggtgtttttttccttgttactatagtatttattaacattattatactttatttttattaagattattatactttattcttattaacattataatactttatttttaggGTTATGATCAATAAAAAGCTGTAGCTGTGTTCTTTTGGTGTTGCTATGTTAATTAAcagataattttcaaaatgatgCTGCTAATGAGCTGCTTGTGCAACAGAGCGTGTCTCCATGGTTTTTCTGCACAAATTGATTGTCAGAGTATTGCTGAACACTTTATCTTAACCTTTTGATCAAACCTTTTCCATCCTTCAcctggaattttttttgtttacttaagcaaaaatgttataaatataaaaaagaaatttaattaacatttgaaaaataaatttcaacaatattcCAAGTATGccttgtatttttttcaataatttcgTACTTTCTGTTTGTTTTGCTTCTATGTTGAAGCAAACAAGTTTAACTAATGCACAACTTGTTAGTTTCATTGATAGATTCAATCTTTTTACAAACAATTGCTCAATGCACCAAAGTTAGAGGAAATAATATATAGTTAGATTAATTCCAGATCAACTGGAATCtatattttgagtttttgtttGATTAGTTTTAGATCAACTGGAAtctttttgtttgagttttttttatgtgctttataaatcttttttctgcAGATGATATTGCCTATTAGtctattagatttttttttttgaaatttcaaattgtaGAAGTTTGGTAGTTTCAGAATTTTTGCTCAAtggaagaaaaatttttgttctgTGTCTGCGTAACTGCAGGAGATCATAAAGTTTATGGACCTGAGTGGAAAGAAGCAGAGCATggaaaaactttaattgatcTATTTGTGCAAGCTTGTGGAAATAAAATTCTCGGACAGCAAGTCCAAGTTCTTGTATCAAAGGATCGATCATTTCTAGAAGCTGCTGTTGTACAAGTATGCACACCACTCTCAACTTTGACAGAGAATTGTCAAAGTTACATACAGTTCATATTAAAAGCTGAAACATTCAAGGTAATCAAAGTTAATGTTATTCTCAAGTGTTTTTTAAggatttatgattttttaaatataattattgtatgtgtatatattatatattatcagCATATTTTATGCTTACCATTACATAAAGTATTTGtttagtattgtttttttatagagtttatTTGATCAGAAGTATGAGCAGGTTTTTATGCAAGAAAAggattgttcaaaaaaaattgatttaatgtaAGACCAAATAATTTGATAGCTACTTAACTAATGGATGTTTCAAtacaatacttatttttaatctgTACCTTGGAAACTTAGTTCCtaacttataatatttataactttcataaatcaaaacaactttttgttCATAGAAGTGCATATACACATATTAAGCCAAGTGTTCTTACAAACTGGAAAAATCAATTCAATTCTACATATGAACCATTTAGAGAAAACCTGGCTCCACCATCACCAAAAGAAGTTTGGAATGAACAAGTTGCAATTCATAACTTAACAACATGTTCTTCATTTGAAAATATGACTGTACAAGAAATTTGTGATGAAATTTGTAGGATCAAAACAACTGAGGTATTTGTTTCAACAAtaaattgttgttgttatagaaataaattaatgttctctttttgaattaaaagcaacatttttttgcagtaaatacttttatagcaattttcatattttatttattaatattttaaaagagcTGAACTATAGTTTAGTGTAGCTTAATTCCAGGTGTTTATAGTGATTGTGTTAGTGTTAACAGTGAACGTGGTGGTGTAACCAGTGAAGGTGGTGGTGTTAACAGTGTTGGCAGTGTTAACAATTATGGGACtgatcttaatttttaaattgttcatttatttattttttaatctctcagtttttttttagaaatttaaaaacaaagcgTCATTACAGACAACAGGTGAGTTTTTGAATgtcatgaaatttttataaataaatgtatttaaaaaggAGATTTCATTGTAAGTTTTATTCTTCATTTAGGTCATTCTAGTGAAATGGAGGTAtcttgttataatttattacatgCTATATATTTGGAAATATTACTCATTGAGTTTGCATATATAACATGAaagtatgtatacatatactcaaatatattttttttaaatgttgactaATTAATACATATCTTTGAAATATCATTTGTTAAagagaacttttttaatattttgcttaaCTTATATTGTTGAGAATTAATTTcaagttttgttgttgttgttcaaGGTAAGGTGTGACAACCAATCAAATGAttgtgatttaataaaaaacaattctccaTCTACTATAGAAAAATCTGCTGTCAAGTGTGTGGAAaagatttcaaataaaagtcCCCTGAcaaatacatcaaaacaaaatgttaaaaattgtgTTTCTAAAAGTTTATCACCTAGACAACCTATTTCTGATCGTCTATCTTTGTTAGCTCAACCACGTAGAAGATTATTTAATGAGAAAGAATCAGATAACAAAACTCGCAGAAAGTTGTTGTCATCTTCAAGAGAGAGTACTATTCCAGtaataaatgaattatttaatgTTGCTTCAAAATCTAAGAAATCAGATAAATCTTCAAATCGCAGAAGTACAGTTAATAGTACATTTATACGAGAACTGTCTCCTCAAGGTAATGAAAGTACTGCTAAAGACTAcattaagaaaacttttttgaaccaaaaaggaaaatcagttaaaaataatgtaaatagtttaacaaaaaatttgagtCTAACTGAGCTTGATAAAGACattttatatagtaatatacATAATTCTCAGTCCAAagaagaaaaatgtaaaaataacaatcataactcaaatatattgataaaagaCACTTTAGATTCGgatattaatttaattgattttaacaaTATTCCGTCTAATAAAACAGTGTTTCACCCAAAACAATGCTCTTCCTCTGAAATAACTTCTTCCTCTGAAATAACTTCTTCCTCTGAAATAACTTCTTCCTCTGAAATAACTTTCACTCAAAATAGTTTGAAGAAAACATGTTCATCTCCATCTTTATTAGAGAGCATTTCAATGGAAAAAGAAAGTTCCTCGCTTACCCCAGATTTGCTTGATTTTATTGATTGTCAAGAATCTTTAAATAAGTCAAACAAAAATGTAGACGAATTAGTTTGGTCAAATTTTAGAGGCATTAAGTTCACTAAATCTGATGACCTCAATGCAACTTTCATTTTGGATAGGGAAAAAGAACTTGCaggtattttaatttatattgtatgtatctcttttttttatgtgttggtttttaaaaactaattttttgttaatttatttttctatttgtttattttttatttatttattttttgctcatTATTTAATAGATCATAATATTCTGAAAGTATCAGATCATAATTTATCTCAACTATCTGATCATAGTATCTCTAAAAAATCAGATTGTAATATCTCCAAAATATCTGATCATAGTATCTCCAAAATATCAGGTCATAATGTCTCCCTTGAAGAAAAAGATTCATGTCTATCTACAAAACATAAATCAATTACATCACCGCATAATCATCAGATGTCAAGTTCTTTAAGTTCAGCATTTGATAAGACCCAATGTCGTAATCCTGAAACTACAAAAAACAACGAAATTGAACTTTCTATTGACTTAAAGAACACAGCATTAGATGGAGCTAAAAATGTAAGTCTTcagatttttgtttaaattttttttgtttaaatattttttgtttacattttttttaaaatactaaacaatgctagcattattattacttttttatgagaaaggttttttttttcagcaaaatctAATGTTGAACTTAAATTTCTCCATTTTGTTAAGCACTTGatgtaaaaaccattaaattcaagttccaaatattaaaaaagttttacacaaaACATCAAGGATATTTTTAAaggagttaattttttaataaatgattatttttaatttacattgatttttttcagtttcagcATTGATATTCTTCTtcttttattcttatttttttcctgattttttagcaaaaaacaaaagaatttgcaaaaacACCAGAAAAGACACGTAAACACTGGGGTATGAATGTAGAGGTATTGTTTATAACAAATACTTGTGCATTCTGTACATTTTGTTTTATGACTTACATCATTAAAGATTAACAAAATGCAGCAGTATTTCAAATTAGAATGTTCATTTTTTAGGGAATTGATAATATTGTGGTGTCTTCTCTGCAAGCGTTCTCCAATGAGCTTCGAGCAACAACAGAGATTGTTGCTAACAATATTCggtatatatctttatttttcaacttagtctaaactatttaacaccAATAAaatgagttgttttttttcagcattaaaAGTGTCAAATGTAGAGAATGTAGTAAAATCAATGGAAAGATTTATTGCACAGCATTTGTTTATAAGACATCATTTTGTGTTAaaggatatttttattttaagtaacttGACAATGATGaagatttattgaaataatagttaatataattttatttgaaacaaaaataaataattatgcataattaatataattattaaagcATAATTAATGCTTCAAGtctttcaaagatttttttgaactGTTGCTAATGTTCCAAACAACACACctgtttctttaaaaactaaaaaaatctgccttttttttcaatcattttttttcttttaattttatttgtttgtttaatgcGGGAGATTTCTAGTAAACTTACTAGAAGTTCAACATTTAGAAGTTATTTTAGTCGAACTTAAATTAaagagaattttaaatttttgggaGAAAGATATAAAGAACAAATATGATAACCcaattaataatactaataacatTAGATTTAAACTCAAATGAGATATCTgaattaactttttcatttaaagcaGAAGAAGTTGCAACAGCAATTGTTGGTTATATAGCaaagaaattgatttaaaaaacaaaacaaaaaatcaaatgcaaCCATTGCAAATCTATGTTTGTTATAGATgcaagaaatataaataatgtccaacatgtttgaaaaaattatttaaaaaaaaaacttaaaaatattgactttttttattttcatcttaaaaacaatagtttttaagtgattatatctaaaaaaaatatttttatgtaaattaattattatttttgaagtttttatataattttgcttcttttgagtaccaagttgacatactttaaaaaattttttttttcagaatattagggacctgtcaaatttttaagggtcttgaggcacccttaaaaatattttttagaaaattattattagtattaaataGAACACATTTAGTTAAGTGCAGcagactattttaaaaaaagttgttttttgaaccaccctaatctttataaatgttaggaatataaaatctataaaacttcaaaagtgttttattttatattttaaaaaatcgaaaaagattaaaaaaaaaaaaaatggtgtcaGTGGTAGGATTTGAACCACGGTACTTTGCTTCAGAAACTCTGCGAGCTAACCACTTCAATATATGGGCGTGttgtttgaagaaaattttaaaacaatttaataatca
The nucleotide sequence above comes from Hydra vulgaris chromosome 09, alternate assembly HydraT2T_AEP. Encoded proteins:
- the LOC101240441 gene encoding uncharacterized protein LOC101240441 isoform X4 yields the protein MEEKFLFCVCVTAGDHKVYGPEWKEAEHGKTLIDLFVQACGNKILGQQVQVLVSKDRSFLEAAVVQVCTPLSTLTENCQSYIQFILKAETFKSLFDQKYEQVFMQEKDCSKKIDLIENLAPPSPKEVWNEQVAIHNLTTCSSFENMTVQEICDEICRIKTTEKFKNKASLQTTGHSSEMEVRCDNQSNDCDLIKNNSPSTIEKSAVKCVEKISNKSPLTNTSKQNVKNCVSKSLSPRQPISDRLSLLAQPRRRLFNEKESDNKTRRKLLSSSRESTIPVINELFNVASKSKKSDKSSNRRSTVNSTFIRELSPQGNESTAKDYIKKTFLNQKGKSVKNNVNSLTKNLSLTELDKDILYSNIHNSQSKEEKCKNNNHNSNILIKDTLDSDINLIDFNNIPSNKTVFHPKQCSSSEITSSSEITSSSEITSSSEITFTQNSLKKTCSSPSLLESISMEKESSSLTPDLLDFIDCQESLNKSNKNVDELVWSNFRGIKFTKSDDLNATFILDREKELADHNILKVSDHNLSQLSDHSISKKSDCNISKISDHSISKISGHNVSLEEKDSCLSTKHKSITSPHNHQMSSSLSSAFDKTQCRNPETTKNNEIELSIDLKNTALDGAKNQKTKEFAKTPEKTRKHWGMNVEGIDNIVVSSLQAFSNELRATTEIVANNIRSLYEDWRLKNEGETITDELQSLILKKTSKNSDTNAKQVGIAAVFGNLRKIDIKLKTIELATRAMFQQLEEEKNSEKKVEKEVSKIKSSISRSKSFKWRELKKNVRNESSSQPWSDKKCSETHNSSSDSDS
- the LOC101240441 gene encoding uncharacterized protein LOC101240441 isoform X3, translated to MEEKFLFCVCVTAGDHKVYGPEWKEAEHGKTLIDLFVQACGNKILGQQVQVLVSKDRSFLEAAVVQVCTPLSTLTENCQSYIQFILKAETFKSLFDQKYEQVFMQEKDCSKKIDLISAYTHIKPSVLTNWKNQFNSTYEPFRENLAPPSPKEVWNEQVAIHNLTTCSSFENMTVQEICDEICRIKTTEKFKNKASLQTTGHSSEMEVRCDNQSNDCDLIKNNSPSTIEKSAVKCVEKISNKSPLTNTSKQNVKNCVSKSLSPRQPISDRLSLLAQPRRRLFNEKESDNKTRRKLLSSSRESTIPVINELFNVASKSKKSDKSSNRRSTVNSTFIRELSPQGNESTAKDYIKKTFLNQKGKSVKNNVNSLTKNLSLTELDKDILYSNIHNSQSKEEKCKNNNHNSNILIKDTLDSDINLIDFNNIPSNKTVFHPKQCSSSEITSSSEITSSSEITSSSEITFTQNSLKKTCSSPSLLESISMEKESSSLTPDLLDFIDCQESLNKSNKNVDELVWSNFRGIKFTKSDDLNATFILDREKELADHNILKVSDHNLSQLSDHSISKKSDCNISKISDHSISKISGHNVSLEEKDSCLSTKHKSITSPHNHQMSSSLSSAFDKTQCRNPETTKNNEIELSIDLKNTALDGAKNQKTKEFAKTPEKTRKHWGMNVEGIDNIVVSSLQAFSNELRATTEIVANNIRSLYEDWRLKNEGETITDELQSLILKKTSKNSDTNAKQVGIAAVFGNLRKIDIKLKTIELATRAMFQQLEEEKNSEKKVEKEVSKIKSSISRSKSFKWRELKKNVRNESSSQPWSDKKCSETHNSSSDSDS